Proteins found in one Paenibacillus borealis genomic segment:
- the kdpB gene encoding potassium-transporting ATPase subunit KdpB codes for MSTVQRKKLLTGPILLSAAKDSFVKLNPVTLMKNPVMFVVEVGTVIVLLMVLAPGYFNAEHSVGFNISVFFILLFTVLFANFAEALAEGRGKAQADSLKKTKQDITANKLAGTAVKQVPASELRKGDVVVVSQGEMIPGDGEVIEGLASVDESAITGESAPVIKEAGGDFGSVTGGTRVVSDQIKVRITSDPGESFLDRMISLVEGAKRQKTPNEIALNTLLISLTIIFLIVVVTLRPIADYIGVQLEIPVMIALLVCLIPTTIGGLLSAIGIAGMDRVTQFNVLAMSGKAVEAAGDINTMILDKTGTITFGNRMASEFVTAGGASGTELAAWAAVSSLKDETPEGRSVLELAKKLELSYDSSLAEGGAFVEFRAETRMSGIDLRDGRLVRKGAVDSVKKWVIAQGGVVPADLDSNSDAIARLGGTPLAVAVDDRIYGLIYLKDTVKPGMKERFDELRSMGIKTIMCTGDNPLTAATIAREAGVDDFIAESTPEDKIAVIRREQNEGKLVAMTGDGTNDAPALAQADVGLAMNSGTTAAKEAANMVDLDSDPSKIIEVVAIGKQLLMTRGALTTFSIANDIAKYFAIIPAMFTLAIPEMEALNVMGLGSPSSAIISALIFNAIIIPLLIPLAMRGVSYKPMSSTKLLARNIVIYGLGGVVVPFAGIKLIDMIVRIWI; via the coding sequence ATGAGTACTGTTCAAAGAAAAAAACTGCTGACGGGTCCTATACTTCTAAGTGCGGCCAAAGACAGTTTCGTGAAGCTTAATCCGGTTACCCTAATGAAGAATCCGGTCATGTTCGTAGTTGAGGTTGGTACGGTAATCGTACTGCTCATGGTGCTGGCACCAGGCTACTTCAATGCGGAGCATTCAGTAGGTTTCAATATTTCGGTATTCTTCATCCTGCTGTTCACGGTGCTGTTCGCTAACTTCGCCGAAGCACTGGCTGAGGGGCGGGGTAAAGCGCAAGCCGATTCGCTGAAAAAAACGAAGCAGGACATCACAGCCAATAAGCTGGCGGGAACAGCGGTTAAGCAGGTCCCGGCTTCTGAGCTGCGCAAAGGTGACGTTGTTGTCGTCAGTCAGGGGGAAATGATTCCCGGTGACGGTGAAGTGATTGAAGGCTTGGCCTCTGTAGATGAATCGGCGATTACCGGAGAATCGGCGCCGGTCATTAAGGAAGCCGGAGGCGACTTCGGATCCGTTACAGGCGGCACCCGTGTAGTCAGTGACCAGATCAAGGTGCGGATTACGAGTGATCCGGGCGAATCCTTCCTGGACCGGATGATCTCGCTGGTTGAAGGAGCGAAACGCCAGAAGACACCGAATGAAATTGCCCTGAACACCCTGCTCATCAGCTTGACGATAATCTTCCTGATCGTTGTAGTTACGCTGCGTCCAATCGCTGATTACATCGGCGTTCAGCTGGAGATTCCGGTGATGATTGCTCTTCTGGTCTGTCTGATCCCGACTACCATCGGCGGACTACTGTCAGCCATCGGAATTGCCGGAATGGACCGCGTTACCCAGTTCAATGTGCTGGCAATGTCCGGTAAAGCGGTGGAAGCGGCCGGGGATATCAACACAATGATCCTTGATAAAACCGGGACGATTACCTTCGGCAACCGGATGGCGAGTGAATTCGTCACGGCAGGCGGAGCGTCAGGCACTGAGCTTGCCGCCTGGGCGGCGGTCAGCTCGCTGAAGGATGAGACCCCGGAAGGGCGCTCCGTACTGGAGCTGGCCAAGAAGCTGGAGCTCAGCTACGACAGCAGTCTTGCAGAAGGCGGAGCATTCGTCGAATTCAGGGCAGAGACACGGATGAGTGGTATTGATCTGCGGGACGGGCGCCTGGTGCGCAAGGGAGCAGTGGATTCCGTGAAGAAATGGGTAATCGCCCAGGGTGGCGTAGTACCAGCTGATCTGGACAGCAACTCGGATGCAATAGCCCGGTTAGGCGGCACACCGCTTGCGGTTGCAGTAGATGACCGGATCTACGGGCTGATCTACCTGAAGGACACGGTTAAACCCGGCATGAAGGAACGCTTCGATGAACTGCGCAGCATGGGAATCAAGACGATCATGTGCACAGGGGATAATCCGCTGACAGCGGCCACCATTGCCCGCGAAGCCGGAGTCGATGATTTCATTGCCGAGAGTACTCCGGAAGACAAGATCGCCGTCATCCGCCGCGAGCAGAATGAAGGCAAGCTTGTAGCCATGACCGGTGATGGAACCAACGATGCACCTGCACTGGCACAAGCCGATGTGGGGCTGGCGATGAACAGCGGAACGACCGCTGCCAAGGAAGCCGCCAATATGGTCGATCTGGATTCCGATCCCTCCAAGATCATTGAGGTTGTAGCGATCGGGAAGCAGCTGCTAATGACCCGCGGTGCGCTGACCACCTTCAGTATCGCCAACGATATAGCCAAGTATTTCGCCATCATCCCGGCGATGTTCACACTGGCGATTCCGGAGATGGAGGCCCTCAATGTAATGGGACTCGGCTCCCCAAGCTCCGCGATTATCTCTGCACTGATCTTCAACGCCATCATTATCCCGCTGCTGATTCCGCTGGCTATGCGCGGGGTCTCCTACAAGCCGATGAGCTCGACCAAGCTCCTGGCGCGGAATATAGTCATCTATGGGCTTGGCGGCGTTGTTGTTCCATTCGCAGGCATCAAGCTGATTGATATGATTGTTAGGATTTGGATTTAG
- the kdpC gene encoding potassium-transporting ATPase subunit KdpC, whose product MDNSNKETAEEQLSPSKGAYFFTIIRLSAVFIVLCGIIYPLASTALAQVLMPSQANGSLLKNPAGEVVGSELIGQNFTDQALFQSRVSSIEYKAEASGSNNYGPSNPDMLQRISDSIAQWKLDNPGVPVSELPADLVTNSGSGLDPHISPAAAIVQIPRISNLTGIPAETLNALVSEHTEGRDLGLFGEERVNVLKLNLALTQIKGK is encoded by the coding sequence ATGGACAATTCCAATAAAGAGACTGCCGAAGAGCAGCTTTCACCTTCAAAAGGTGCTTATTTCTTCACTATCATACGGCTAAGCGCGGTATTCATAGTACTCTGCGGAATCATTTATCCGCTGGCATCTACGGCACTTGCCCAAGTGCTAATGCCTTCGCAGGCGAACGGAAGCCTGCTGAAGAATCCGGCCGGTGAGGTAGTCGGTTCTGAGCTCATCGGGCAGAATTTCACGGACCAGGCGTTGTTCCAGAGCCGAGTATCCAGCATTGAATACAAGGCTGAAGCCTCGGGTTCGAATAACTACGGGCCGTCTAACCCTGACATGCTGCAGCGCATAAGTGATTCTATTGCCCAATGGAAGCTGGACAATCCCGGTGTACCCGTCAGTGAGCTGCCGGCAGATCTGGTCACGAACTCCGGTTCAGGTCTCGATCCGCATATTTCACCGGCTGCGGCTATCGTGCAGATTCCCAGAATCAGCAATTTGACCGGAATCCCCGCTGAAACACTTAACGCGCTGGTGTCTGAACATACCGAAGGCCGTGATCTGGGACTATTCGGTGAGGAGCGTGTCAATGTACTGAAGCTGAATCTGGCATTAACGCAAATCAAAGGAAAGTAA
- a CDS encoding universal stress protein: MAPYKRKSPEEILYSIYQLQRGRLKIIIGSVSGSGKTYHMLEEGKLLKHQGIDVVISAVSTMGRTETVQQLGTLERVPSIHWRKDGKEEKDLPLDALLERNPEVLLVDGLAHRNREGARFPTRLEDIRYLMDQGISVITTINVYELAGVGEKIYEMTGIRAEETVPLNTLEFADEVRLIDVSPETILKRIEEGVLGEGSHPALSRRGNLGVLRELSLRLMAEGVNDSLEKHREAEGLIGPSGATERILVSAQYHWNGSLYIRRGQQIAKRLNGDLIIVTFLVRSRPLTKDQQVFKRSILKLTERINARFEELEVIRLRLLPSMLVRYAIQNNVTRIVMGHSQKSRWQEKWHGSIASRVLRRTRNIDVFLMADRAERDGERILPVRSAPKGTEEPFHRLTSQELEQRIEKIRRGTFKVYIGAAPGVGKTYKMLQEGNLLLNKGIDVVVGLLETHGRLETKGQVGGLTMIPRAQIHYQSTELTEMDTEAILARHPEVVLVDELAHTNVPGSKTKKRYEDVIKLLENGISVITTVNVQHLESLNDAVEQLTGVRVRETVPDAILRMASEVELIDVTPQMLQQRMREGKIYAAEKVNQALESFFKIGNLIALRELALREIADDVDERLEAWDREPSLRGSWSRREVIFVCVDTGPQAERLIRRGFRIAHRLKAEWHVHYVHCDRIRTPEEQKRIDTLRQLTERLGGVMDITEAVSRKHLHKHLLQRMNEMQTTQLIIGQSRRPLWRALFKESFVHYLLRHARHMDMLIVAVHTPIVE, translated from the coding sequence ATGGCACCTTATAAACGCAAGTCACCGGAGGAAATCCTCTACTCCATTTATCAGCTGCAGCGGGGACGGCTCAAGATTATCATCGGCTCGGTCAGCGGATCTGGCAAAACCTATCATATGCTGGAGGAAGGCAAGCTGCTTAAGCATCAGGGTATAGATGTAGTAATCAGTGCAGTATCGACCATGGGACGTACGGAAACCGTTCAGCAGCTTGGTACTTTGGAGCGGGTTCCGAGCATCCACTGGCGGAAGGATGGGAAGGAGGAGAAGGATCTTCCGCTGGATGCTCTGCTGGAGCGTAATCCTGAGGTGCTGCTGGTCGATGGCCTGGCGCACCGCAACCGTGAAGGCGCCAGGTTCCCGACACGGCTGGAGGACATCCGTTATCTGATGGATCAGGGGATCAGCGTGATTACTACCATTAATGTCTACGAGCTTGCGGGTGTTGGCGAGAAGATCTATGAGATGACCGGCATCCGTGCAGAAGAAACTGTACCGCTGAACACCTTGGAATTCGCGGACGAGGTTCGTCTGATTGATGTCTCTCCCGAAACCATTCTGAAGCGGATCGAAGAAGGGGTACTCGGAGAAGGCTCGCATCCGGCACTCTCCCGCCGGGGTAATCTTGGCGTACTCCGCGAGCTGTCTCTGCGGCTGATGGCGGAAGGGGTCAACGATTCCCTGGAGAAACACCGGGAAGCCGAGGGGCTGATCGGCCCTTCCGGCGCAACAGAGCGGATTCTTGTATCCGCGCAGTATCACTGGAATGGGTCACTCTATATCAGAAGGGGGCAGCAGATCGCCAAACGGCTGAACGGAGACCTCATTATCGTTACATTTCTTGTGCGCAGCCGTCCGCTGACCAAGGATCAGCAGGTATTCAAACGCTCCATTCTCAAGCTGACAGAGCGGATCAATGCCAGGTTTGAAGAGCTGGAGGTGATCCGCCTGCGGCTGCTGCCCTCGATGCTCGTGCGTTATGCAATTCAGAACAATGTCACCCGGATTGTCATGGGCCATTCGCAGAAAAGCCGCTGGCAGGAGAAATGGCATGGCTCCATTGCCAGCCGTGTGCTGAGGCGGACGCGGAATATTGATGTGTTCCTGATGGCAGACCGCGCTGAACGGGACGGGGAGCGGATTCTGCCGGTCCGCTCGGCCCCTAAGGGAACAGAGGAGCCCTTCCACCGCTTAACCAGCCAGGAGCTGGAGCAGCGGATTGAGAAGATCCGCCGTGGAACCTTCAAGGTCTATATCGGAGCAGCTCCGGGAGTAGGCAAAACCTACAAAATGCTGCAGGAAGGGAATCTGCTGCTGAACAAAGGAATTGATGTTGTAGTGGGGCTGCTGGAAACCCACGGCAGGCTGGAAACGAAGGGGCAGGTGGGCGGATTAACGATGATCCCGAGAGCACAGATTCACTACCAGTCCACCGAACTTACGGAGATGGATACGGAGGCGATCCTAGCCCGGCATCCCGAGGTAGTGCTGGTGGATGAGCTTGCCCATACCAATGTTCCCGGAAGTAAGACCAAGAAACGTTATGAGGATGTAATCAAGCTGCTGGAGAACGGGATCTCCGTGATTACTACGGTCAATGTGCAGCATCTGGAGAGTCTGAATGATGCCGTGGAGCAGTTAACCGGTGTGCGTGTCCGCGAGACTGTGCCGGATGCGATCCTGCGTATGGCGAGTGAGGTGGAGCTCATCGACGTTACCCCGCAGATGCTGCAGCAGCGGATGCGAGAAGGGAAGATATACGCCGCCGAGAAGGTCAATCAGGCGCTGGAGTCTTTCTTCAAGATCGGCAATCTGATCGCGCTGCGTGAGCTGGCCCTGCGCGAGATTGCCGATGATGTGGATGAGCGGCTGGAAGCGTGGGACCGCGAACCCTCCCTGCGGGGTTCCTGGAGCAGACGGGAAGTGATCTTCGTCTGCGTAGACACAGGACCACAGGCAGAACGCCTGATCCGCCGCGGCTTCCGCATTGCGCACCGCCTTAAGGCCGAATGGCATGTGCATTATGTACATTGTGACCGCATACGGACACCGGAAGAGCAGAAGCGGATCGATACGCTGAGACAGCTGACGGAGCGGCTGGGCGGTGTAATGGATATTACGGAGGCTGTCAGCCGCAAGCATCTGCACAAACATCTGCTGCAGCGGATGAATGAAATGCAGACGACACAGCTGATCATCGGCCAGTCGCGCAGACCTCTGTGGCGTGCGTTGTTCAAAGAAAGCTTCGTCCATTACCTGCTCCGGCATGCCCGGCATATGGATATGCTGATCGTCGCGGTTCACACTCCGATTGTTGAATGA
- a CDS encoding ketopantoate reductase family protein translates to MMRILVIGAGVLGSYLAHVLVRGGNDVTVLARAKRAAQLQQDGLVIRHYFQRKTTVDRVKVISELRTDDIYDLIFVVMKYNDFPAVLPLLADNLSTNIVLVGNNGDTHGMQRFFKENSRAPQNIVFGFQLSGGIREKNGRVISIRMGVQMVLGSLEGEVPFKPVLAQAFRQTKYKLDYPEDINAWLLSHIVPIVAITSVSYLHNGDLAKATKDNARWKQAVALIDEGFSVLNKLGIKTNPAALVKGVKRHPKLLYQGMKLVHKLPFMKLVDGSFSEISALYQAFEPLKQQAGLPTPAWDDFKQQTFKKYALEQK, encoded by the coding sequence ATGATGCGAATATTAGTTATTGGAGCAGGTGTGCTCGGCAGTTATTTGGCACATGTGCTGGTCCGCGGCGGGAATGACGTGACGGTGCTCGCCAGAGCGAAGAGAGCGGCCCAGCTGCAGCAGGACGGGCTGGTGATCCGGCATTATTTTCAGCGTAAAACGACTGTTGACCGGGTGAAGGTCATTTCTGAACTGCGGACGGATGATATTTATGATCTGATCTTCGTAGTGATGAAGTACAATGACTTTCCGGCGGTGCTGCCGCTTCTGGCGGACAACCTGAGCACCAATATTGTTCTGGTCGGCAATAACGGAGATACACACGGGATGCAGCGGTTCTTCAAGGAGAATAGCCGGGCTCCGCAGAATATAGTCTTCGGGTTTCAGCTTAGCGGAGGGATCCGGGAGAAGAACGGCCGGGTGATCAGCATCCGTATGGGCGTTCAAATGGTGCTGGGCAGTCTGGAAGGGGAGGTTCCTTTCAAGCCAGTGCTGGCGCAGGCCTTCCGGCAGACGAAATATAAGCTCGATTATCCGGAGGATATTAACGCTTGGCTATTGAGCCATATTGTTCCTATTGTAGCAATCACTTCGGTCAGCTATCTTCATAATGGCGATTTGGCAAAAGCAACAAAGGATAACGCACGCTGGAAACAAGCCGTTGCGTTGATCGATGAAGGATTCAGCGTGCTTAACAAGCTTGGCATTAAGACGAATCCGGCAGCACTCGTAAAAGGGGTTAAGCGGCATCCGAAACTGCTCTACCAAGGCATGAAGCTTGTTCATAAATTACCTTTCATGAAGCTGGTGGACGGCTCCTTCAGCGAGATTTCCGCACTGTATCAAGCTTTTGAGCCGCTTAAACAGCAGGCGGGATTGCCCACTCCGGCCTGGGATGATTTCAAGCAGCAAACATTCAAGAAATATGCCTTGGAGCAGAAATGA
- a CDS encoding nitroreductase family protein: MTIIDTIQTRRTIKAFKPDAISEKELNTWLEAASYAPNHRMNEPWELLFIGPETRAALNHKTDFGGAPVLIGVLSKPAASQMERDENVMAVSCYIQNFMLAAHEAGAGVFWSSLGATVRGREILGAPQEHDVIAVLAVGYPAEIPAAKQRTPIADKITYLP, translated from the coding sequence ATGACAATCATTGATACTATCCAAACCCGCAGAACGATTAAGGCTTTCAAACCGGACGCTATCAGCGAGAAGGAGCTGAACACATGGCTGGAGGCGGCAAGCTATGCTCCGAATCACCGGATGAACGAGCCTTGGGAGCTGCTGTTTATTGGACCTGAGACAAGAGCGGCTCTGAATCATAAGACCGATTTCGGCGGTGCTCCGGTGTTAATCGGTGTTCTCTCCAAGCCTGCCGCCAGCCAGATGGAACGCGATGAGAACGTTATGGCTGTTTCCTGCTATATTCAGAATTTCATGCTGGCAGCCCATGAAGCAGGTGCAGGCGTGTTCTGGTCTTCCTTGGGCGCAACGGTCCGGGGCCGAGAGATTCTAGGCGCGCCGCAGGAGCATGATGTGATTGCTGTACTCGCTGTGGGCTATCCGGCGGAAATCCCTGCTGCCAAGCAGAGAACGCCAATCGCTGATAAAATCACATACCTGCCGTAA